ctgagggaattagattaggaaatgagtagtaaaggagttttgctacttggggagcaaaaaaactgaagacggtcgaagtagagaggatataaaatgtagactgggaatggcaaggaaagcgtttctgaagaagagaaatttattaacatcgagtatagatttaagtgtcaggaagttgtttcttaaagtatttgtatggagtgtagccatgtatggaactgaaacatgaacgataaatagttgagacaagaagagactagaagctttcgaaatgtggtgctacagaagaatgctgaagattagatgggtagatcacataactaatgaggaggtattcaatagaattggggagaagaggagtttgtggcccagcttgactagaagaaggaatcggttggtaggacatgttccgaggcatcaagggatcaccaatttagtattggagggcagcgtggagggtaaaaatcgtagagggagaccaagagatgaatacactaagcagattcaaaaggatgtaggttgcagtaggtactgggagatgaaggggcttgcacaggatagagtagcatggagagctgcatcaaaccagtctcaggactgaagaccacaacaacaacatgtatagaTGGACATCAGATACCTATTCAGAGATAGTTACCCATACTCATCTCTATAATACAACAGTAGCACCTGCTGCAACTTCACGAAAGAAAGGGAAGGAATGTAGAAAACTGGGGAATGTTGATAATCATTTCAATATACTGTAAACACTTAACTGCATCCACCAGTAAAAACAGGTGTTATGGAAGTAAAAGACCAGTGTAATAAAAACTTGTTATAAATTAGAATAATAAATAGCATATTAAACAATACCTATTCAGCTGCAGTTTAGCACAGGTCGAGGATAATTTGTAAATCTTTAATAACATGAACTTGGGGAAGATGACAGCATGTGAGCCACAGCCGTTAGGTAAGATAGGCTGTCCTAAAATAAGTTCTAGCTATAAGAGGGAGTACACTACCTTGAGGATAGAAAAGTGGTTGAAGGGTAGAATGCTACTTCAGAATTAATGCCCCACAATATGATTTAGTTAGGTGGACTCAGTATATACATtgggcaagaagtaaaggaaacaaaagaaaaactttggagtaggaattaaaatccatagagaagaattaaaaactgatgacagtaattctgtcagacacagcaaaggacctggaagggcagttgaacggaatggacagtgtctttaaaggaggctataagattaacatcaacaaaagcaaaacaaggataattgaatgtaatctaattaaatcaggtgattctgagggaattagattaggaaatgagacatttaaagtagtagatgggttttgctatttggggagtgtgATGTCGGTGTTATTCGTTACGtcacatacaaaaaaaattacatatataaatttatatatttttattttaacttatcagcatgattctttctctcagggatattgtttTTTctaatcacttttacttacgtgcataagtaaatatgaaatgggttcttgaagggcctcagttattcatgtaccaactttagattttgaccGTGATGACTAAAacatagttgccgttaactgaattgaatgtaattttgttaatttctatttactgattgcaaagcaaggcttgagagaattttgATTGCTgctgtggagcggccaagataaaacttaccaaactcatggaatctgtataatttaaaaaacatgaactttaacatAAATTAATTATTTGTTGCAATTTAAAGAGGTTCTTATAACGAAACGtctcgcatttacagttaatgttaacactgaaaaataaattaatacttcggcgcataatggccgaccagaggctgcatcggaagatgagttTCTCGCagcacaaattactgaaaaaacacttattaaaaataattagccactgcatttgaggtgacaactattacaaggaaattaattttgtgttaacaattagtttattttagtagaatacagaataacttacataaaatatgtgtagccgctcaatggctgccttccttgtattaaaaaaaataaaataaaaacatgatggttgaagtagggaggatgtaaaatgtagattggcagtgacaaggaaagcgtttctgaataagagaaatattgttaacatctagtacagatctaagtgtcaggaagtcttttctaaaagtatttgtatggagtgcagccatgaattgaagtgaaacagggacaataaatagtttagacaagaagagaatagaagctttcgaaatgtagtactacagaggaatgctgaaggttacatgggtagagcaagtaactaatgaggaggtactgaatagaattgtggagaagaggaatttgtggcacaacttgtctagaagaagggatcagttggtaggacatgttctgaggcatcgagggatcaccaagttagtattggagggcagcatggacggtaaaaatcgtagagggataccaagagatgaatacactaagcagattcagaaggatgtaggttgcagtagttacttggagaagaagaagaagaagcttgcacaagatagagtagcatggagagctgcatccaaccagtctctggactgaaggccacaacatgcCATCGAGGTAGGACCTAGACCGTAATAGAAGTAAAACGAGATAGAGGAACAATATCACGGTAACCATTTAGAATTGTGGTGTTAACATTTTTCTGCATGATGTAGTGTGTTCAACTGTTTTACAATGATAGGATGCCATTATTTGAAGACTCACACTGAGGTAGTAATGCAGAAGAATTTACCCGGATAGTTACATATTTGGCGAAATGAATGAACGGAGTGCGCACCTGAGTTTTGTTGTCTACATAAGACATAGAGAACACAAGTATTCAGTAAGGAGCAACAAAGAATTACAAGTCCCTCTTGGTCTTCAACTTCGCACCAAAACAATTTACGATTATATAAGTAGTGTCATGTACATAAAACTAGCTTGCTTACAACTTTAGCAAAACCAAGAGTACTTGTTAGATGCTGTAAAATCTAGAAGAAGGGCACATATTTATAGATAAGCTTCTGGATGATGAAATGCATGTATTCAGGCTTAGCAGGTTTTCAGAAgctaaattaattgttagtaatcGCAGTTTCGAATATTTTTATACGAGTGCTGAACTACATGGTTTGGTTTGTAAATGTTCTTATGGGGAGGTCTTTACTTTGATGTAATTGGTCTCTCTGCAATTTCTCTGGCCTAATGGCTTCAACCAACGTGGATTAATTTTCTATGCTGAAGAATGACTTACCTGTTTCATGAGTAACAACGATTAGCAGTAATTAGTCGAACACGGAATGTACTTTATGGTACAgacaaacgtgtgtgtgtgtgtgtgtgtgtgtgtgtgtgtgtgtgtgtgtgtgtgtgtgtgtttttgcacaTATTCCTGTTAATAAATTTAGAAGAGAACAAGATGGTATGAAGTGTGAAAACAGAATTCTTCTGACTGGATTGAAAGTTAAATCCACGGACTAATTTAAGCCCACGTACACTTAACAGTTTGAAACAAACCTAAGATGGGTTGAAGATCTTTTAAAATATAGAGACTAATTCACTGCAAAGTAAGGTGTTATGAATTTTAATTATACGTTTGGAACAGAATACCGAAGGAGCTACGACTCCCATAGCATCATCCATCTCAATGGGGAACTATTAAGTGTAACAGATCTCTACAGTGTAAAGTGATAtgttatgacacacacacacacacacacacacacacacacacacacacacacacacacacacacactctgcaccTATAAATGAGAGGTTAAATTAGGGGAGGGTCATATATTCAATGAGAAATCGTTCAAATATCACTTGCAGAAAacattcttggcagattaaaactgtatgctgcacTGGAACTTGAGGCCAAAACCTTGCCATCACGAGCAATACTCTTACTTATTCAGTTTTGTAGTCACGACTCTTTCTCCTCTTGTACTACCATCCAAATATCACAGATATTCTTCTGCATACCTCACAGGACTAGCAACTACTAGAAGAAGTGAGACTTTTGAGAAACAGATTAGCCAAAGCAAAGGTGTAGTTTCCAGAGTTAAGTGTTCACTCAGCAGTTCAGAGGTTCTTTTTGTAAACGGTTTCCCTCCACATCTTTTTTCTTAGGTGTGCTAGGCCAGTAAAGTATGCAGGGAAGTCCTTTTTAACTTTGGATGGTAGGAGAAGTGGTAgtggcagaagtgaagttgtgtGGGATATTGTGGAACGTGACTGGAGAACTCACAAAAAGTGAGGTTCGAGTTTGTATCCTgacatggcacacagttttaatctgccagtaagataGAAAATGGTGCACACACACACTACTACACAGGGAAACATTTATTGAGCAAATGAACATACGTGGCAAATAAATATACATCAATCTATACAGGTGTTGACACCTCTGCTTAGAAAAgctcgtgtaacagaagtttatacAAAGCAATCCGAGCAATAGATTTTTACTTGGGGCATACTCAATTGGATGACTTCACTGGTAAAGTTGCACACTAAGTGGTGACATACAAGGAGAAAGGTTCAAATTATTCAGGTGTTCAAGTTCCCAACGGGCATCCACCTCCAACCCGTAAACTCAGAAAAGCAACAAAGTGCGACGTTGCGACCACTGGCTGAGGGACCTCCCGGCGGCGTCCTGTACGTAGGCCAGCGACAGAGTGTCCAGTCGCGGCAGTGACGACACCGTTCCGGAGAGTACGTCCACATCGTCCCCGCACCTTCTCGGACCAACGTCTCGAGCCGCGTCAGATTGCACGGGCTCGACAGTTCCGACGTGTCGGGCCAGGTAGAGTTCTTGAGGCAGAGGCGGCGCAGTCTGCGACAGTAGCGGAGGAAGCCCAGTTGGACCAGCTCCGTATTGCAGAGGTTCAGTTCCTCGAGCAGCCGCAGGAACGGGAGCACCTCGGAGAGTTCGTCACCGGTCAGAGCGTTGTTGACGAGACAGAGCGAGCGGAGTCCGGTGGGCAGGTGCTTCAGACCAGTCAGCACCACGTCCTCGGCCTCGACGCGGAGCTCCCGCAGCTGGCTGCAGAACCGCAAGAAGGACAGGTCCGAGAGCATTCCGCAACGGTCCAACTGTAGCTTCTCGAGAGACCTCAGACCTGCCGCGGCCACCTCCATGTCCGCTCCCCCCACACGGCAGTCGCACAGCCGCAACATCTGCAGTTTCCCGAGGTGGCGGAGCTCCGCGTACGCAGCCGACGGCAAGTCGTCGCAACTTTCCAGTTCCAGTTCCTCCAGTTTATCCGAGCAGTGCCGTAGGAATGTCAGGTCGTTCAGACTGCGGCAGTGGATTCTCAGAACCTCCAGCCGGCCGAGCCCTTCCAGAGAGTCCAAGTAGTTCGCCGACAGGGACTCTACGTCGAGGCTCAGCTCCGTGAGAAACGGGCACAGCTCCAGGGCAGAGATGATGGCACATTCCGCCCTAGTGCCCGGCTTGAAGAGTGTCAGTGTCGGGTTCCCTCTGACGATCTTCAGCGTCCGGAGCGCTGTAAAACAGATAGGCGAACGAGAAGAGAAGACGATATCTGCAATGCTGAGATCAGTTGTCACGTGCGTAGACCCTAGTCTCTGACAGTCCTGCACAGCTCGTATGTCAGACATATTGGTCACTGACAAAAACAACTGCGGGTAGTAAATTTTCACCTCAAACATTTTCGCCACCTTGATTTCGATTTCCTGCAACAGCGGTACGATGGACAATACGGCACACGTCTCGGCAGATTCTCTCGGACTTCTATTGCTGACGTACCTTTTCCCTTTCCACAGGTGGGTGAACCCTGTCACAATTTTGTACCACTGCTTGCACACAGTAGCACATCGGACCAACTCTGGGATGGGCAGATAGGCAAAGACGCAAAACAGTACGTCGTCTGGCGGGTTGCAGGCGAGTGTTGGCGATTCCATTTCTGTGGACAGAAAGTTAACAGTTATTCCACAGAATAAGTATCGCTAAAGATTTTGTGCGTGTCACTTTTATTTAAGGTATGCAAGAGAATGTCAGGCAGGGCAATTTCATGTCaaattatacgagggcggttcagaaagtaacctccgattggtcacagtgcgggttgtggggggagtagcgacgccatctgtgcgttcacgcactcaacaggtcagtcggcatcaagccgtggtcgagtgtacgtcgtacctgcgctagtttagtttttgtggcagtttgaaatgtgtgctgcaatagaaaaccccgccaaatgtgaagtgcgtgctgtcataaggttttttacagccaaagtatattctgcagcagctattcatcgtgagctttgtgccgtgtatggaccaagagttatgagtgaaggagttgtccgtgaatgggtacgtttatttaaaagtggacgagaaaacgttcatgatgaagagaggagtggtagaccatcattggtgactgacgaactcgttcagacagttgatgcaaaagttcgtgaaaatcgacgtttctcaatgtcggagttgtctactggttttccacagatttctaagactctcttgtacgagatagtgacagcaagattgggttaccgtaagttctgtgcacgatgggcgcccaaaattcttaccgaccagcacaaaactcaaagaatggcctctgcattagactttctgtcacgttatgaggacgaaggagaaccattgttaaacagaatcatgaccggtgacgaaacctggattaagtacgtgaaccctgagacaaaagaacaatcaaagatgtgggcacattcaaattcgcctaccaaaccaagaaaagcctcgcaagatttttctgccagaaaactgatggcaacggtgttttgggatgccaaaggggtgttgttggttgaattcatggaacgtggtacgaccattaatcaagacgtgtactgtgaaacaataaaaaagttacgacgggctatacagaacaaacgccgtggtatgctgacttccggtatcgtttttttgcacgataacgcccgtcctcactctgctcgcagatcaacggcccttcttgagtccttcaagtgggacgttatcaaccatccaccttacagcccagacctggcgccaagtgattatcaccatttcatgcatttgaagaaatggctcgggtcacagcggtttgatgacgacgaagagctcaaagatgcggtcacaggctggctccaggcacaagcgggtgatttttatgcagaaggaatttcaaagcttgtgaagagatacaataagtgcctcaatcgctatggagactatgtagaaaaatagtgcaaagatgtagttgtaagatgtatatattaaaatatttttatttaacttggtgtatttttttaaatcaactggaggttactttctgaacggccctcgtacaagcCACATTAACTCAATCGTGAATTTCTGTGGAAAAAATGTACATCAGACATCTGTATCACCtgtgttaataaataaaatattttcattttaaactCATAAAAACTGTGCAATATATTCTTTGCTTAATGTGTTAGTAGTTACTGCTATCAAAGTGGgtaatattttttctgtgtaaagtgtcagaaatttttcaacattctgcatatttCACATCACTGAATTTCTAATGTAGAACATGCATATTGACAACACTGTTtccatctttcttccatttataacaAACGAATGAGAAGTTGCACATGAATTGTTCTGCACagagttttgtttttttgtttgaacTTTTTGTCAGATACGATGTCAGTGAGGAAAAACAGGAATGAAAGAATGATGTGTGCGGAAGATGAAGAAAGACAAGAAGATGGTGTTTAAGAGAGTGAAAACGCTTCCCAATTGTTGGAAATCGGTCAGAGGTGTTGCAGAAATACCTCGGTCCTGAAGTAACTGTGTTACCATCACATCCTTTGTGCAGGAATGGTTATACTCACTACAACAAGAAATTTCACTGAACTTCTTGTTGTAGGCAACCTGAATAATCATCATCACTGGAATGTGATCTGAGGAAGACTatgcagatgtttatattcctgaGTGTGAAGTAGTTGATGTGTTGAATGTTAGCATATCTTATTTAGCATCTAATAGGTCCCCTTATAAATGGCCAGGTAAGATAAGAAGCACAAGAACACAACAGTATGtagaaagaaaagtggaagaagttGCACAAAGTTTTACAGAACCAACATCTACAAAATTTACTGAAGTTTATAATGAGGAGGCACTTGATGCAGAACCTAAATATAATGACAAATGCACTCAGTGTGATATGTGGTTTCAAAACCTAAACACtactattttattacaatgaaatgaacacccttaactgcttacaggcgttgacatacgtcaactgggacagatgaaaatgtgtgccccgaccgggactcaaacccgggatctcctgcttacatggcagacgctctatcaatacaagccaccgaggacacagaggatagcgtgactgcagggatttatctctggcactcttacgacgaaacccacattctcaacgtattgtcccgcactacattcatagtgtccccgcccattatactcattactcgcggcatgttgccaattcccgtaagagttcgggcactgtttgtgcattcaatgttaacaaatttctcttcttcagaaatgctttccttgccattgccagtctacattttatatcctctctacttcgaccatcatcagttattttgctccccaaatagcaaaactcctttactactttaagtgcctcatttcctaatctaattccctcagcatcacccgacttaattcgactacattccattatccttgttttgcttttgttgatgttcatcttatatcctcctttcaagacactgtacattccgttcaactgttcttccaagtcctttgctgtcactgacagaattatactgtcattagcaaacctcaaagtttttatttcttcgctgtggatttttaatacctactccgaatttttcttttatctcctttactgcttgctcaatatatagattgaataacatcggggagaggctacaaccctgtctcactcccttcccaaccactgcttcctgttCATGTCCCTCAacgcttataactgccgtctggtttctgtacaaattgtaaatagccttttggtccctgtatttgacacctgccaccctcagaatttggaagagagtaatccagtcaacattgtcaaaagctttctctaaatctacaaatgctaggaacgtaggtttgcctttcgtaaggtcagtattgtctcacgtgttccaatatttctacggaatccaagctgatcttccctgaggttggcttctaccagtttttccattagtctgtaaagaattcacgttagtattttgcacctgtgacttattaaactgatagttcggtaattttcacatctgtcaacacccactttctttgggatcagaattattatattcgtcttgaagtctgagggtatttcgcctgcctcatacatcttgctcaccaagtggtagagttttgtcaggactggctctctcaaggctgtcagtagttctaatggaatgttgactactcccggagccttgtttcgactcgggtctttcagtgttctgtaaaactcctcacacagtatcatatctcctatttgatctccatctacatcctcttccatttccataatattgtcctcaagtacatcgcccctgtatagaccctctatatactccttccacctttctgctttcccttctttgcttagaactggattttcatctgagctcttgatattcatacaagtggttctcttttctccataggtctctttaattttcctgtaggcagtttctatcttacccctagtgagataagcctctacatccttacatttgtcctctagccatccctgcttagccattttgcacttcctgtcgatctcatttttgaggcatgtgtattcctttttgcctgcttcatttactgcatttttatattttctcctttcatcaattaaattcaatatttcttctgttacccaaggatttctactagccctcgattttttacctacttgatcctctgcttccttccctattccatccctcaaagctacccattcttcttctactgtatttctttcccccattcctgtcaattgttcccttatgctctccctgaaacgctggtttagtcagtttatccaggtcacatctccttatattgacacctttttgcagtttcatcagttttaatctacagttcataaccaatagactgtggtcagagtccacatctgccccattatataatctatctgataccttttagtatctccaggattcttccatgtatacaaccttcttatatgattcttgaaccaagtgttagctatgattaagttatactctgtgcaaaattctaccaggcggcttcctttcatttctaacccccaatccatattcacctactatgtttccttctctcccttttgctaatctctaattccagtcacccatgacttaaatttttgtctcctttcactacctgtataatttcttttatttcatcatacatttcttcaatttcttcgtcatctgcagagctagttggcatataaacttttactactgtagtaggcgtgggcttcatgtctatcttggccacaataatgcgttcactatgctgtttgtagtagcttacccacactcctattttttttattcgttattatacttactcctgcattacccctatctaacttcaacctatccatttccctttttaaattttctaacctacctgcccgattaagggatctgacattccatgctccgatccgtagaactccagctttctttctccagataacaatgtcctcctgagttctctgcccagagatccgaatgggggactattttacgtacggaatattttacccaagaggacgccatcatcatttaatcatacagtaaagctgcatgcccttgggaaaaattacggccgtagtttccccttgcttccagccgttcgcagtaccagcacagcaaggccgttttggttattgttacaaggccagatcagtcaatcatccagactgttgcccctgcaactactgaaaaggctgctgcccctcttcaggaaccacacgtttgtctggcctctcaacagatacccctccgttgtggttgcacctacggtacggccatctgtatcactgaagcacacaagcctccccttccgtggttcatggggggggggggattttatctACAGTACCCAAAAGATTATGCAATAGGACAGAATTGAGTGGAATACGGACGTCTACAAGTGAACACAGCAGGAGAGATTAGTCAGTGCAAATCAGACAGAACTGAGACATTTGATGCTTGTGTCACCTCGCAGTCCAGATGTAGGTGTGAAGGTCTCAAAAGTGTGAGTAACAATTTTCTTGAAATTATTAACACGTTCTCTGTAAGTTGGTAGTGACTAAATGCCACATTCATATCTGCAGACAGTGCAGAATCCTACTAACAGTTATACATGGaggaaatcaataaataaaatcacGTTTACATATTGATGGAGTGTGCAGAAAAAAACTCTAActggaaattaaaaatattgagcaaTAAAATATTAACAGAGTTTGGAGATTTAAACATCCTTAAGCAGGACCACGGCTCTCCTcacctcacattgcccttaatgttgcctatcttacgcatggacgacccagtttgtatattttgcttattttttcatagttccacacaacttcttc
This DNA window, taken from Schistocerca serialis cubense isolate TAMUIC-IGC-003099 chromosome 11, iqSchSeri2.2, whole genome shotgun sequence, encodes the following:
- the LOC126426685 gene encoding S-phase kinase-associated protein 2-like isoform X1; protein product: MESPTLACNPPDDVLFCVFAYLPIPELVRCATVCKQWYKIVTGFTHLWKGKRYVSNRSPRESAETCAVLSIVPLLQEIEIKVAKMFEVKIYYPQLFLSVTNMSDIRAVQDCQRLGSTHVTTDLSIADIVFSSRSPICFTALRTLKIVRGNPTLTLFKPGTRAECAIISALELCPFLTELSLDVESLSANYLDSLEGLGRLEVLRIHCRSLNDLTFLRHCSDKLEELELESCDDLPSAAYAELRHLGKLQMLRLCDCRVGGADMEVAAAGLRSLEKLQLDRCGMLSDLSFLRFCSQLRELRVEAEDVVLTGLKHLPTGLRSLCLVNNALTGDELSEVLPFLRLLEELNLCNTELVQLGFLRYYRRLRRLCLKNSTWPDTSELSSPCNLTRLETLVREGAGTMWTYSPERCRHCRDWTLCRWPTYRTPPGGPSASGRNVALCCFSEFTGWRWMPVGNLNT
- the LOC126426685 gene encoding S-phase kinase-associated protein 2-like isoform X2 is translated as MESPTLACNPPDDVLFCVFAYLPIPELVRCATVCKQWYKIVTGFTHLWKGKRYVSNRSPRESAETCAVLSIVPLLQEIEIKVAKMFEVKIYYPQLFLSVTNMSDIRAVQDCQRLGSTHVTTDLSIADIVFSSRSPICFTALRTLKIVRGNPTLTLFKPGTRAECAIISALELCPFLTELSLDVESLSANYLDSLEGLGRLEVLRIHCRSLNDLTFLRHCSDKLEELELESCDDLPSAAYAELRHLGKLQMLRLCDCRVGGADMEVAAAGLRSLEKLQLDRCGMLSDLSFLRFCSQLRELRVEAEDVVLTGLKHLPTGLRSLCLVNNALTGDELSEVLPFLRLLEELNLCNTELVQLGFLRYYRRLRRLCLKNSTWPDTSELSSPCNLTRLETLVREGAGTMWTYSPERCRHCRDWTLCRWPTYRTPPGGPSASGRNVALCCFSEFTGWRWMPVGNLNT
- the LOC126426685 gene encoding S-phase kinase-associated protein 2-like isoform X3 codes for the protein MESPTLACNPPDDVLFCVFAYLPIPELVRCATVCKQWYKIVTGFTHLWKGKRYVSNRSPRESAETCAVLSIVPLLQEIEIKVAKMFEVKIYYPQLFLSVTNMSDIRAVQDCQRLGSTHVTTDLSIADIVFSSRSPICFTALRTLKIVRGNPTLTLFKPGTRAECAIISALELCPFLTELSLDVESLSANYLDSLEGLGRLEVLRIHCRSLNDLTFLRHCSDKLEELELESCDDLPSAAYAELRHLGKLQMLRLCDCRVGGADMEVAAAGLRSLEKLQLDRCGMLSDLSFLRFCSQLRELRVEAEDVVLTGLKHLPTGLRSLCLVNNALTGDELSEVLPFLRLLEELNLCNTELVQLGFLRYCRRLRRLCLKNSTWPDTSELSSPCNLTRLETLVREGAGTMWTYSPERCRHCRDWTLCRWPTYRTPPGGPSASGRNVALCCFSEFTGWRWMPVGNLNT